One region of Synechococcus sp. MW101C3 genomic DNA includes:
- a CDS encoding Crp/Fnr family transcriptional regulator yields MVSTPFRDAGRSGAIRDILETSYRNRNLLHVTAGSGVPLIKNSIWLVVRGMVKLEAVTMHGDALLLGLAGPNEPFGEPLTNVQAYGAYTICDSDLLCLSCAEIEQSPHLAMAMMQALVSRYRQAETMLSLLGLRRVEERVRGFLELLAQDYGQACDTGLRLNLRLTHQELASALSTTRVTVTRVLGVLREEGWLQIDGQRHLVISHLPKRR; encoded by the coding sequence ATGGTTTCGACACCTTTCCGTGATGCCGGCCGCAGCGGCGCCATTCGAGACATCCTCGAAACCAGCTATCGCAACCGCAACCTGCTGCACGTCACCGCCGGAAGCGGTGTGCCGTTGATCAAGAACAGCATCTGGCTGGTGGTGCGCGGCATGGTGAAACTTGAGGCCGTCACCATGCACGGCGATGCACTGCTGCTCGGCCTGGCCGGCCCCAACGAACCCTTCGGCGAGCCGCTCACCAATGTGCAGGCCTATGGCGCCTACACGATCTGCGATTCCGATCTGCTCTGCCTCTCCTGCGCTGAGATCGAGCAGTCCCCCCATCTCGCTATGGCGATGATGCAGGCCCTGGTGTCGCGCTACCGCCAGGCCGAAACCATGCTGTCGCTGCTGGGGCTGCGGCGCGTGGAAGAACGGGTGCGCGGCTTCCTGGAATTGCTGGCTCAGGATTATGGCCAGGCCTGCGACACCGGCCTGCGGCTGAACCTGCGGCTCACCCATCAGGAACTGGCCAGCGCCCTCTCCACCACCCGCGTCACCGTCACCCGCGTGCTGGGCGTGCTGCGTGAAGAGGGCTGGCTGCAGATCGATGGGCAGCGCCATCTGGTGATCAGCCATCTGCCCAAGCGCCGATGA
- a CDS encoding response regulator transcription factor, translated as MPRLLIVDDDEGIRTTLQEALRHEGFDVVCASNGRQAINQIDARQQASSGGFDLVVLDLMLPGVGGLDVCRHLRRSDAHTPILMVSARDTETDRVLGLELGADDYLVKPFGLRELVARCRALLRRSQGPSERFPVRPAISHAGLTLYPDEFRVTREGVNVNLSPKEYRLLEFFMHNPGRVWNRNQLIDEVWGTDYVVDTKTVDVHIRWLREKLEANPSAPEHILTVRGFGYRFG; from the coding sequence ATGCCACGGCTGCTGATCGTCGATGACGATGAAGGCATCAGGACCACCCTTCAAGAGGCGCTCCGCCATGAAGGTTTCGATGTGGTGTGTGCTTCCAACGGCCGTCAGGCGATCAACCAGATCGATGCCCGCCAGCAGGCGTCGAGCGGTGGCTTTGATCTGGTGGTGCTGGATCTGATGCTGCCTGGTGTGGGCGGCCTGGATGTGTGCCGCCATCTGCGCCGCAGCGATGCCCACACACCGATCCTGATGGTGAGCGCCCGTGACACCGAAACCGATCGGGTGCTTGGCCTTGAGCTCGGCGCCGACGATTACCTGGTCAAGCCGTTCGGGCTGCGTGAACTCGTGGCCCGCTGCCGCGCCCTGCTACGCCGCTCCCAGGGCCCGTCCGAGCGCTTTCCGGTGCGCCCCGCCATCAGCCATGCGGGTCTCACCCTCTATCCCGATGAGTTCCGTGTCACCCGCGAGGGGGTGAATGTGAACCTTTCGCCGAAGGAATACCGCCTGCTGGAGTTCTTCATGCACAACCCCGGCCGGGTCTGGAACCGCAACCAACTGATTGATGAGGTCTGGGGCACCGACTACGTGGTGGACACCAAGACCGTGGACGTGCACATCCGCTGGTTGCGGGAAAAGCTGGAGGCCAACCCGTCCGCTCCCGAACACATCCTCACAGTGCGAGGCTTCGGCTACCGCTTCGGTTGA
- a CDS encoding sterol desaturase family protein, translated as MQSHGFGFYVVVFFAVIVLRYFLVAGISHLLLYRSEPTGATAIMAAAASSQPPAIGRRPSRRWIGHDIRLSMMSAAIFALATAAMMTAYNHGFTLLYDGTSMRGLLYAAFSYGAVLILQDGYFFATHRLFHHPALFARWHQGHHRSPCPTPWTSFAFDPAEAAVQAVFLVAIVFVVPLHVVTLLAVLTTMSVWAVVNHLGLDHLPGSFPHHWLGRWVIGPQHHSLHHRRHSVHFGLYFTFWDILCGTQDPVYSRELSPRPEPSCPVSPGTS; from the coding sequence ATGCAGAGCCACGGGTTCGGCTTCTACGTGGTGGTGTTCTTCGCGGTGATCGTGCTGCGCTACTTCCTCGTGGCCGGAATCTCCCATCTGCTGTTGTACCGATCGGAGCCGACGGGCGCCACGGCGATCATGGCCGCAGCGGCTTCGTCGCAGCCTCCGGCGATCGGCCGCCGCCCCTCGCGCCGCTGGATCGGCCATGACATCCGGCTCTCGATGATGTCGGCGGCGATCTTCGCACTGGCGACCGCCGCGATGATGACGGCCTACAACCATGGCTTCACCCTGCTATACGACGGCACCAGCATGCGTGGCCTGCTCTATGCCGCGTTCAGCTATGGCGCCGTGCTGATCCTGCAGGACGGTTATTTTTTCGCCACCCATCGGTTGTTCCATCACCCTGCCCTGTTCGCGCGCTGGCATCAGGGTCATCACCGATCGCCGTGCCCTACACCCTGGACCTCCTTCGCTTTCGATCCGGCCGAAGCGGCGGTCCAGGCGGTGTTCCTCGTGGCGATCGTGTTCGTGGTGCCCCTCCATGTGGTGACCCTGCTGGCGGTGCTCACCACCATGAGCGTGTGGGCGGTGGTGAACCACCTCGGCCTCGATCACCTGCCCGGTTCATTTCCGCACCACTGGCTGGGACGCTGGGTGATCGGCCCCCAGCATCATTCGCTCCACCACCGCAGGCACAGCGTTCACTTCGGTCTTTATTTCACGTTCTGGGACATCCTCTGCGGCACCCAGGATCCTGTCTATAGCAGGGAACTGAGCCCTCGTCCAGAGCCATCATGCCCAGTGTCGCCAGGGACCAGCTAA
- the pstS gene encoding phosphate ABC transporter substrate-binding protein PstS: MTFAKKALVFGSLAVLGVGAAATAQTALNGAGASFPAPFYQRAFADLAAGGGPRINYQSVGSGAGVRQFIAGTVDFGATDEPISAADAAKVSRGVVQFPTVGGTIAIAFNQPGCNLKLTQKQAADVFLGVINDWKQLGCKPGRISVVHRSDGSGTTFAFTNSLSSFSPAWKSRVGEGKAVKWPVGVGGKGNEGVAGIIQNTPGSIGYLNQAFVKGKIRAAAVQNKAGKFVLPNLKSGAAALNNIKLNAMLAGEDANPAGAESYPIATLTWVLAYRKGNGAKASSIRTAMTHLLSPAAQGKADDLGYVPLRGAILSSARKAIANIGS, translated from the coding sequence ATGACCTTCGCGAAGAAGGCCCTGGTTTTTGGTTCTCTTGCTGTTCTCGGCGTTGGTGCGGCGGCTACAGCACAGACCGCACTCAATGGAGCCGGCGCTTCATTCCCAGCACCATTCTACCAACGTGCCTTTGCTGATCTGGCAGCTGGCGGCGGTCCGAGGATCAATTATCAGTCGGTTGGTTCAGGTGCTGGTGTGCGCCAATTCATCGCTGGCACTGTTGATTTCGGTGCCACCGACGAGCCGATCAGCGCCGCTGATGCTGCCAAAGTGAGCCGTGGTGTGGTCCAGTTCCCCACAGTGGGCGGCACGATCGCGATCGCCTTCAACCAGCCCGGTTGCAACCTCAAGCTCACCCAGAAGCAGGCCGCTGATGTGTTCTTGGGCGTGATCAACGACTGGAAGCAACTGGGTTGCAAGCCCGGCCGGATCTCCGTGGTTCACCGCTCCGACGGCTCCGGCACCACCTTCGCGTTCACCAACTCCCTGTCCTCCTTCTCACCGGCCTGGAAGAGCCGCGTGGGTGAAGGCAAAGCCGTCAAGTGGCCCGTCGGTGTGGGCGGCAAGGGCAACGAAGGTGTAGCTGGCATCATCCAGAACACCCCCGGCTCGATCGGCTACCTGAACCAGGCCTTCGTGAAGGGCAAGATCCGCGCGGCTGCCGTCCAGAACAAGGCGGGCAAGTTCGTGCTCCCCAACCTCAAGAGCGGTGCCGCCGCCCTCAACAACATCAAACTGAACGCCATGCTGGCGGGTGAAGATGCCAACCCGGCGGGCGCTGAGAGCTATCCGATCGCCACCCTCACCTGGGTGCTTGCCTATCGCAAGGGCAATGGCGCCAAGGCCAGCTCGATCCGCACGGCCATGACCCATCTGCTCAGCCCTGCCGCCCAGGGCAAGGCCGACGACCTCGGATATGTGCCCCTGCGCGGCGCCATCCTCAGCAGCGCCCGCAAGGCCATCGCCAACATCGGCTCCTGA
- a CDS encoding ParB-like protein codes for MSQLQQPFEPLPPPPEAEALIEVPVAELQPTQMCIGMAEVLHRRADFRGEPDKQRRNYLRKKPVPLARSAAGGLWMVDRHHRLRGLLDVDPGATAYGYVVRQLDHSDRPSVLRELQALGWLYLFDGRGQGPLPPERLPSSLLDLHDDPYRSLVWKLKREGVIEAAPLIPFHEFRWGAWLRSRYLPPFTSLRLEPALPAARALARSQAASRLAGWKG; via the coding sequence ATGTCTCAGCTGCAGCAACCCTTCGAGCCCCTGCCGCCGCCGCCAGAGGCCGAGGCACTGATCGAAGTGCCGGTGGCGGAGCTGCAGCCCACCCAGATGTGCATCGGCATGGCGGAGGTGCTGCACCGGCGCGCCGACTTCCGAGGCGAACCCGACAAGCAGCGGCGCAACTACCTGCGGAAGAAGCCGGTGCCGCTGGCGCGCAGCGCCGCTGGCGGCCTCTGGATGGTGGACCGGCACCACCGCCTGCGCGGCCTGCTGGATGTGGACCCCGGGGCCACCGCCTACGGCTACGTGGTGCGTCAGCTCGACCACAGCGACCGGCCCTCAGTGCTGCGGGAGTTGCAGGCGCTGGGCTGGCTGTATCTGTTCGACGGCCGCGGCCAGGGCCCCTTGCCGCCGGAGCGGCTGCCCAGCAGCCTGCTGGACCTGCACGACGACCCTTACCGCAGCCTGGTGTGGAAGCTGAAGCGGGAGGGGGTGATCGAGGCGGCCCCTCTGATTCCCTTCCATGAGTTCCGCTGGGGGGCCTGGCTGCGTAGCCGTTACCTGCCACCGTTCACCTCCCTGCGACTGGAGCCGGCCCTGCCGGCCGCCCGCGCCCTGGCACGCTCCCAGGCCGCCTCGCGGCTGGCGGGCTGGAAAGGCTGA
- a CDS encoding cell wall metabolism sensor histidine kinase WalK yields MRSLLTLAFGVLIGWGLARAAASWRRRSLQARALAAPPLSRSQLLAWLNAAPHGWLALDRASTIQAINTKAEYLLQLPADSLLRGEELSQLVHSPELEEAVQRSRRLERAQRVEWSLGAEPLEATLLPGEDGWMAVWLSSRRSLESQLDQQSRWVSDVAHELKTPLTALLLVGDSLAAQATRSNVVLIERLQRELERLRELVGDLLELSRLENSLPGDDERYRCLDLRDLLAEAWSSLRPLADQRAVSLDLAACPSAPLRGDGSRLHRALLNLLDNALRYTPDGTAIDVGISGTGQWWELTVRDRGCGFSDTDLKHLFERFYRGDPSRVRSRRSGSGLGLAIVQQIALTHGGRVEARNHPAGGALVELVLPRGESPLPSVSP; encoded by the coding sequence GTGAGGTCTCTGCTCACCCTGGCCTTCGGCGTGCTGATCGGCTGGGGCCTGGCCCGGGCGGCCGCCAGTTGGCGGCGCCGTTCGCTCCAGGCCCGTGCGCTGGCGGCCCCGCCGCTCAGCCGCTCCCAGCTGCTCGCCTGGCTGAATGCGGCCCCGCACGGTTGGCTGGCCCTCGATCGGGCCAGCACCATCCAGGCGATCAACACCAAGGCTGAGTATCTGCTGCAGCTGCCCGCCGATTCGCTGTTGCGTGGCGAAGAGCTCAGCCAGCTGGTTCATTCACCCGAGCTGGAGGAGGCAGTCCAGCGCTCCCGCCGGCTGGAGCGGGCCCAGCGGGTGGAGTGGAGCCTCGGGGCCGAGCCGCTGGAAGCCACCCTGCTGCCCGGAGAGGACGGCTGGATGGCGGTGTGGCTCAGCAGCCGCCGCTCGCTCGAATCCCAGCTTGATCAACAGAGCCGCTGGGTGAGTGATGTGGCCCATGAGCTCAAGACGCCCCTCACGGCCCTGCTGCTGGTGGGCGACAGCCTGGCCGCCCAGGCCACCCGTTCCAACGTCGTGCTGATCGAGCGGCTGCAACGTGAGCTGGAGCGGTTGCGGGAGCTGGTGGGGGACCTGCTGGAGTTGTCGCGGCTGGAGAACAGCCTCCCCGGCGATGACGAGCGCTACCGCTGCCTCGACCTGCGCGACCTGCTGGCGGAGGCCTGGAGCAGCCTGCGCCCCCTGGCCGACCAGCGCGCCGTGAGCCTCGATCTGGCGGCCTGCCCAAGCGCGCCGCTGCGGGGGGATGGGAGCCGCTTGCACCGGGCTCTGCTCAACCTGCTCGATAACGCCCTGCGCTACACCCCCGACGGCACCGCGATCGACGTGGGCATCAGCGGCACGGGGCAGTGGTGGGAGCTCACGGTGCGCGATCGCGGCTGTGGGTTCAGCGACACTGACCTCAAGCATCTGTTCGAGCGCTTCTACCGCGGTGATCCCTCCCGGGTGCGCAGCCGCCGCTCCGGCAGCGGCCTCGGCCTGGCGATCGTGCAGCAGATTGCCCTCACCCACGGCGGTCGGGTGGAGGCTCGCAACCATCCAGCCGGTGGTGCGCTGGTGGAGCTGGTGCTGCCGCGGGGCGAGTCGCCCCTTCCTTCGGTTTCCCCGTAA